The following coding sequences lie in one Mesorhizobium sp. NZP2298 genomic window:
- a CDS encoding glycoside hydrolase family 25 protein, with translation MRLPGVISFVIASLCLAGCSSTSGMDALDMQKPSNETTSSVVRPSAPIASVPATKAGKARRLAEAAPADDTGGRPFGLAEEETVAFPAPELPDNVDPPIEPAALVSPPRLLSRAAPPMLAGPVTRYGFRDAKPINFGRSSPRHLAVHGVDVSRWQGDVNWGKLRAQGANFAYIKATDGGDHLDPMFMKNWRNADAAGLKRGAYHFFYWCRTAGEQADWFIRNVPKVDGALPPVIDVEWNGDSSCKRRPSREKVLEKMQVFMDKLERHYGQRPIIYTAPDFYRDNLQGAFLDYPFWLRAVARHPSKVYPGRKWLFWQYSGSGLSHGVTGRIDLNVFHGDERQWRAWAGGGGRQMMADAD, from the coding sequence ATGCGGTTACCAGGCGTCATCAGTTTCGTGATCGCATCGCTGTGCCTTGCCGGCTGTTCGTCGACATCGGGCATGGACGCGCTCGACATGCAGAAGCCGTCGAATGAAACCACCAGTTCGGTGGTGCGGCCAAGCGCACCTATCGCATCCGTTCCCGCAACCAAGGCTGGCAAAGCGCGCAGGCTGGCCGAGGCGGCGCCAGCGGACGACACTGGTGGTCGGCCCTTCGGCCTGGCGGAAGAAGAGACGGTGGCGTTTCCGGCGCCCGAATTGCCGGACAATGTCGATCCGCCCATCGAGCCCGCGGCTCTGGTCTCGCCGCCAAGGCTCTTGTCGCGGGCTGCACCGCCGATGCTTGCCGGGCCGGTCACGCGCTACGGTTTTCGCGATGCCAAGCCGATCAATTTCGGCCGCTCCTCGCCGCGCCACCTTGCCGTGCACGGTGTCGACGTCTCGCGCTGGCAAGGCGACGTCAACTGGGGCAAGCTGCGCGCCCAGGGCGCCAACTTCGCTTACATCAAGGCGACCGATGGCGGCGACCACCTCGATCCGATGTTCATGAAGAACTGGCGCAATGCCGATGCCGCCGGGCTGAAGCGCGGCGCCTATCATTTCTTCTACTGGTGCCGGACCGCCGGCGAACAGGCCGACTGGTTCATCCGCAACGTGCCGAAGGTGGATGGCGCCTTGCCGCCGGTGATCGATGTCGAATGGAACGGCGATTCCAGCTGCAAGCGGCGCCCGTCACGCGAAAAGGTGCTGGAGAAGATGCAGGTGTTCATGGACAAGCTGGAGCGCCACTATGGCCAGCGTCCGATCATCTACACCGCGCCGGATTTCTATCGCGACAACCTGCAGGGCGCTTTTCTCGACTACCCGTTCTGGCTGCGCGCGGTGGCACGGCATCCGTCAAAGGTCTATCCCGGCCGCAAATGGCTGTTCTGGCAGTATTCCGGCTCCGGCCTGTCGCATGGCGTGACCGGCCGCATCGACCTCAACGTCTTCCATGGCGACGAACGGCAATGGCGCGCCTGGGCCGGCGGCGGCGGCCGTCAGATGATGGCAGACGCGGACTAA
- a CDS encoding DUF1402 family protein, translating into MIALPRLLPILLLAALSCGAPLAGTAHAGGLVVVPAGNRSETQPPIPDASATRTRAFKTTYAEKYEKIVALLKRERKLVAHIKQAAAAYDIDPIHIVGALVGEHTYNVTAVGSVQTYYVKALSYSGLDFSFRYKGVPVQSFVQRPEFAACAGARDSAALWSCRDRVWVDHFRGKTVDGVTYDAMTFQQAFFQPFFAGQTFGLGQISPLTALEVTDLVNKVSGYDKLTPDHPQAIYRDVMDPDRSIVYIAAIVRDAIDAYKEQGFDISGNPGITATLYNVGQPRQRAADLRAALTSGKGRKLPVENYYGWLVNDKLDELRSLLDSGS; encoded by the coding sequence ATGATTGCGTTGCCGCGGCTTCTCCCGATCCTCCTGCTCGCCGCCCTTTCCTGCGGCGCGCCCTTGGCCGGGACGGCGCATGCCGGCGGGTTGGTCGTCGTCCCCGCCGGCAATCGCTCCGAGACGCAACCGCCGATCCCGGATGCATCAGCGACGCGAACCCGCGCCTTCAAGACCACCTATGCGGAAAAATACGAAAAGATCGTCGCGCTGCTGAAGCGCGAGAGGAAACTGGTGGCGCATATCAAGCAGGCGGCCGCGGCTTACGATATCGACCCCATCCATATCGTCGGCGCGCTGGTCGGCGAACACACCTACAATGTGACCGCCGTCGGCTCGGTCCAGACCTACTATGTGAAAGCGCTGTCCTATTCCGGTCTCGATTTCTCCTTCCGCTACAAGGGCGTGCCGGTGCAGAGCTTTGTCCAGCGGCCGGAGTTCGCGGCCTGCGCCGGGGCCCGGGACAGTGCCGCCCTTTGGAGCTGCCGCGACAGGGTCTGGGTCGACCATTTCCGCGGCAAGACGGTCGACGGCGTCACCTATGACGCGATGACCTTCCAGCAGGCGTTCTTCCAGCCCTTCTTCGCCGGCCAGACATTCGGCCTTGGCCAGATCAGCCCGCTGACCGCGCTGGAGGTCACCGACCTGGTCAACAAGGTCAGCGGCTACGACAAGCTCACACCGGATCATCCGCAGGCCATCTATCGCGATGTCATGGATCCCGACCGCAGCATCGTCTACATCGCCGCGATCGTGCGCGACGCCATCGACGCCTACAAGGAACAGGGCTTCGACATATCAGGCAATCCAGGAATCACGGCCACGCTCTACAATGTCGGCCAGCCCCGGCAGCGGGCGGCGGATCTGCGCGCGGCGCTCACCAGCGGCAAGGGCCGCAAGCTGCCGGTCGAAAATTATTACGGCTGGCTCGTCAACGACAAGCTCGACGAACTCAGGAGCCTGCTCGACAGCGGCAGCTGA
- a CDS encoding DedA family protein encodes MQSFIDQSVYFIESHQAWAGLVVGLLAFGESLVLVGILLPGTTVLIIVGGLVGAGIVQPLPVLLAAMIGAALGDTISYFLGRWLGRGVVHKWPLNRYRREVARARLFFHRYGFAAVFIGRFFGPVRATVPLVAGMMGMHRRRFQIANILSAIIWAPVVLSPGWLVAKGAGSIPELDATSLFGLAAIGVVVLIIMAVIALKLRSRRTARA; translated from the coding sequence GTGCAGTCGTTCATCGACCAGAGCGTTTATTTCATCGAGAGCCATCAGGCGTGGGCCGGTCTCGTGGTCGGGCTGCTGGCTTTTGGCGAGTCGCTCGTGCTGGTCGGCATCCTGTTGCCCGGCACCACGGTGCTCATCATCGTCGGCGGCCTGGTCGGGGCCGGTATCGTCCAGCCTTTGCCCGTTCTCCTGGCGGCGATGATCGGGGCGGCGCTCGGCGACACCATTTCCTATTTCCTCGGCAGATGGCTGGGACGCGGCGTCGTCCATAAATGGCCGCTCAACCGCTACCGCCGCGAGGTCGCCAGAGCGCGGCTGTTCTTCCATCGTTATGGTTTTGCGGCGGTTTTCATCGGCCGCTTCTTCGGCCCGGTCCGCGCAACGGTGCCGCTGGTCGCGGGCATGATGGGCATGCACCGGCGCCGCTTCCAGATCGCCAATATCCTGTCGGCGATCATCTGGGCTCCGGTCGTGCTGTCGCCTGGATGGCTGGTGGCCAAGGGCGCCGGCAGCATCCCCGAGCTCGATGCGACCAGCCTGTTCGGGTTGGCGGCGATCGGCGTGGTTGTCTTGATCATCATGGCGGTGATTGCCCTCAAGCTCCGAAGCAGGCGAACCGCCCGAGCCTAG
- a CDS encoding phosphodiester glycosidase family protein, with the protein MDFPTLFNSAPLLVALIKAALPQAVATTVAFGQWFASVPPCRDFAFEATSYLVCEVDPKLYSIELFWKDPAGKPFQSLHNLDNAQRAAGRTMLFAINAGMYHPDLRPVGLYVERGQEMAGVKTGSGSGNFSLQPNGIFYISGGKAAVRATWDFVRKRPSTDYATQSGPMLVIDGQLHPKFQSDGTSRKTRDGVGVRKDGVAVFAISNGTVNFHAFARLFRDALGCDNALFLDGTISSLFAPAIGRNDDYWNLGPIIGVFRKRG; encoded by the coding sequence ATGGATTTTCCGACGCTTTTCAACTCGGCGCCTCTGCTGGTGGCCCTGATCAAGGCCGCGCTGCCGCAGGCCGTTGCCACGACGGTGGCGTTCGGCCAGTGGTTCGCGTCGGTGCCGCCGTGCCGTGATTTCGCCTTCGAGGCGACCAGCTATCTGGTCTGCGAGGTCGACCCGAAACTCTATTCGATCGAGCTGTTCTGGAAGGATCCGGCTGGCAAGCCTTTCCAATCGCTGCACAATCTCGACAACGCCCAGCGCGCGGCCGGCCGCACCATGCTGTTTGCCATCAATGCCGGCATGTATCACCCCGATCTCAGGCCGGTTGGCCTCTATGTCGAGCGAGGCCAGGAAATGGCCGGTGTGAAGACAGGATCGGGAAGCGGCAATTTTTCGCTGCAGCCGAATGGCATTTTCTACATCAGCGGCGGCAAGGCCGCGGTCCGGGCGACCTGGGACTTCGTCAGGAAGCGGCCATCCACCGACTATGCGACGCAATCGGGACCGATGCTGGTGATCGACGGCCAATTGCATCCGAAATTCCAGTCCGATGGCACTTCGCGCAAGACCCGCGACGGTGTCGGGGTGCGCAAGGACGGTGTCGCGGTCTTTGCCATTTCGAACGGCACGGTGAATTTCCATGCATTCGCCCGGCTGTTTCGCGATGCGCTCGGCTGCGACAATGCGCTGTTTCTCGACGGCACGATTTCGAGCCTGTTCGCGCCTGCCATCGGACGCAACGACGACTACTGGAATCTGGGGCCGATTATCGGTGTGTTCAGGAAGCGTGGCTAG
- a CDS encoding GFA family protein: protein MARYEGGCLCGAVRYSTDAAPINERICHCRLCQKAIGAAFNARVLFRIDDVTIEGSLATVNTSPDLKRGFCSGCGTTMFSRRDSAGIIGVTTGSLDDPSLFRPQMHIFTASKQPWVVLDDGLPQHEGAPPA from the coding sequence ATGGCAAGGTATGAAGGCGGATGCCTGTGCGGAGCGGTGCGTTACAGCACCGATGCGGCTCCCATCAACGAGCGCATCTGCCATTGCCGGCTTTGCCAGAAGGCGATCGGCGCCGCCTTCAACGCGCGCGTGCTGTTTCGCATCGATGATGTGACGATCGAGGGGTCACTGGCAACAGTCAACACCTCGCCCGATCTCAAGCGCGGTTTTTGCTCGGGCTGCGGCACGACGATGTTTTCGCGGCGCGACTCTGCCGGCATCATCGGCGTCACCACGGGTTCGCTCGACGACCCTTCGCTGTTCCGGCCGCAGATGCATATTTTCACCGCCTCGAAACAGCCTTGGGTGGTGCTCGACGACGGCCTGCCGCAACATGAAGGCGCTCCGCCGGCCTAG
- a CDS encoding transglutaminase-like cysteine peptidase — protein sequence MASSMGWRRKAKGLGLAFALTVFCAATGSAHAAPASMVVGGSTSQPIGHYDFCKIHVAECSIRSPDSVPEHMTSKLLHDISAVNFSVNTRVKPMSDMDNYGKDEWWAYPDNGFGDCEDYALEKRRELNGMGIAIANLLMTVVRKPDGEGHAVLTVRTDKGDVILDNLTDKVRLWNQTSYRYLKRQASDNTGHWVSILGGDEQLVSAVK from the coding sequence ATGGCATCCTCGATGGGTTGGCGCCGCAAGGCGAAGGGGCTGGGGCTGGCGTTTGCCCTGACCGTTTTCTGTGCGGCGACGGGTTCGGCCCATGCCGCGCCTGCTTCCATGGTTGTCGGCGGATCGACTTCGCAGCCGATCGGCCACTATGATTTTTGCAAGATCCATGTCGCCGAATGCTCGATCCGCTCGCCCGACAGCGTGCCGGAACATATGACCAGCAAGCTGCTGCACGATATCTCCGCCGTCAATTTCTCCGTCAACACGCGCGTCAAGCCGATGAGCGACATGGACAATTACGGCAAGGACGAGTGGTGGGCCTATCCGGACAACGGCTTCGGCGACTGCGAAGACTACGCGCTGGAAAAGCGGCGCGAGCTCAACGGCATGGGCATTGCCATAGCCAATCTTTTGATGACGGTGGTTCGCAAGCCGGATGGCGAAGGCCACGCCGTGCTGACGGTGCGCACCGACAAGGGCGACGTCATTCTCGACAATCTGACCGACAAGGTCCGCCTCTGGAATCAGACGAGCTATCGCTACCTGAAGCGGCAGGCTAGCGACAACACAGGACACTGGGTCTCCATTCTTGGTGGCGACGAACAGCTGGTCAGCGCCGTCAAATAA
- a CDS encoding undecaprenyl-diphosphate phosphatase, with translation MADICTQGVDTGFVGLGYAKVAFLGLVQGITELLPISSTAHMRIVPAVLGWQDPGSAFSAAMQLAALAAVISYFWGDVRDLLFGSLDALTRRDFADRNFRLASWIVLATVPIIIAGVALSGILNACNSPLRSLSVIGWSCIAMAILLALAEIFARHKRTIGEASLTDALLVGVAQIGALIPGVSRSGSTLTAALGLGFKRAEAARFSFLLGLPAIALAGLKELWELHKVHLDAHGWSVLATGLVVASISAFFAIWGLMRVLERFSAWPFVIYRGLLGVVLLLGVAMGWLA, from the coding sequence ATGGCTGACATCTGCACTCAAGGCGTAGACACCGGCTTTGTTGGCCTGGGATATGCCAAGGTCGCCTTTCTCGGCCTGGTGCAGGGCATCACCGAATTGCTGCCGATCTCCTCGACCGCCCATATGCGCATCGTGCCGGCGGTGCTCGGCTGGCAAGATCCAGGTTCCGCCTTTTCCGCCGCCATGCAGCTTGCCGCTCTTGCCGCCGTGATCAGTTATTTCTGGGGCGATGTCAGGGACCTCCTGTTCGGTTCGCTCGACGCACTCACGCGGCGCGATTTCGCCGACCGGAATTTCAGGCTGGCTTCCTGGATCGTGCTGGCGACGGTCCCGATCATTATCGCGGGCGTCGCGCTGTCGGGTATTCTCAACGCCTGCAATTCTCCGCTGCGCAGCCTGAGCGTGATCGGCTGGTCCTGCATCGCAATGGCGATCCTTTTGGCGCTTGCCGAGATTTTCGCCCGCCACAAGCGCACCATCGGCGAAGCGTCGCTCACCGATGCGCTGCTTGTCGGCGTCGCCCAGATCGGCGCGCTGATCCCTGGCGTCTCGCGCTCGGGCTCGACCTTGACCGCGGCGCTCGGGCTCGGCTTCAAGCGGGCCGAGGCGGCGCGTTTTTCGTTCCTGCTCGGCCTGCCGGCGATCGCGCTGGCCGGCCTCAAGGAGTTGTGGGAACTGCACAAGGTTCACCTCGATGCCCATGGCTGGTCGGTTCTTGCGACCGGACTGGTCGTCGCCTCGATTTCCGCCTTCTTCGCCATATGGGGCCTGATGCGCGTGCTGGAGCGCTTCTCCGCCTGGCCCTTCGTCATCTATCGCGGCCTGCTCGGCGTCGTCCTGCTGCTGGGCGTGGCGATGGGATGGCTGGCTTAG